The Melospiza georgiana isolate bMelGeo1 chromosome 9, bMelGeo1.pri, whole genome shotgun sequence genome has a segment encoding these proteins:
- the PTBP2 gene encoding polypyrimidine tract-binding protein 2 isoform X5 — MSSMVVTANGNDNKKFKGDDKMDGAPSRVLHIRKLPGEVTETEVIALGLPFGKVTNILMLKGKNQAFLELATEEAAITMVNYYSAVTPHLRNQPIYIQYSNHKELKTDNTLNQRAQAVLQAVTAVQASNAPISGTTVSESAVTPAQSPVLRIIIDNMYYPVTLDVLHQIFSKFGAVLKIITFTKNNQFQALLQFGDPVNAQQAKQALDGQNIYNACCTLRIDFSKLVNLNVKYNNDKSRDYTRPDLPSGDGQPTLDPAIAAAFAKETSLLGLPVAAVPGALSPLAIPNAAAAAAAAAAGRVGMPGVSAGGNTVLLVSNLNEEMVTPQSLFTLFGVYGDVQRVKILYNKKDSALIQMADGNQSQLAMSHLNGQKMYGKIIRVTLSKHQTVQLPREGLDDQGLTKDFGNSPLHRFKKPGSKNFQNIFPPSATLHLSNIPPSVAEEDLRTLFANTGGTVKAFKFFQRDHKMALLQMSTVEEAIQALIDLHNYNLGESHHLRVSFSKSTI; from the exons CCAATGGTAATGACAACAAGAAATTCAAAGGTGATGATAAAATGGATGGGGCTCCTTCTCGTGTTCTTCATATCAGGAAATTGCCTGGGGAAGTGACAGAAACAGAAGTTATTGCTTTAGGTTTACCTTTTGGTAAAGTAACCAACATCCTGATGCTGAAAGGGAAAAACCAG GCATTTTTGGAACTTGCCACAGAAGAAGCAGCTATCACTATGGTTAATTACTATTCTGCTGTGACACCTCATCTTCGTAACCAACCCATTTATATCCAGTATTCCAATCATAAAGAACTAAAGACTGATAACACACTTAACCAG CGGGCCCAGGCTGTTCTtcaggcagtgacagctgtgcAGGCATCAAACGCTCCCATTAGTGGGACCACTGTTAGTGAGAGTGCAGTGACTCCAGCTCAGAGTCCAGTACTTAGAATAATTATTGACAACATGTACTATCCAGTAACCCTGGACGTTCTTCATCAG ATATTCTCTAAATTTGGTGCTGTATTGAAGATAATCACATTCACAAAGAATAACCAGTTTCAAGCTTTACTGCAGTTTGGTGATCCAGTAAACGCACAGCAAGCAAAACAA GCCTTAGACGGTCAGAATATTTATAATGCTTGCTGTACCCTGCGAATTGATTTTTCCAAATTGGTGAATTTGAATGTCAAGTACAACAACGATAAGAGCAGGGACTACACTCGTCCTGACCTTCCATCTGGCGATGGACAGCCAACTCTGGACCCAGCTATTGCTGCTGCATTTGCCAAGGAGACCTCTCTTCTAG ggCTTCCTGTTGCAGCTGTTCCAGGAGCTCTGAGTCCTTTGGCCAttccaaatgctgctgctgcagctgcagctgctgctgctggccgtGTGGGAATGCCTGGAGTTTCAGCTGGTGGCAATACAGTCCTCCTGGTTAGCAATTTAAATGAAGAG ATGGTTACGCCCCAAAGTCTGTTTACCCTCTTCG GTGTTTATGGTGATGTGCAGCGTGTGAAGATTTTATACAATAAGAAAGATAGTGCTCTTATACAGATGGCTGATGGAAACCAGTCCCAGCTGG CCATGAGCCATCTTAATGGACAAAAAATGTATGGAAAGATCATTCGGGTTACCCTTTCTAAACATCAGACAGTACAACTACCTCGAGAGGGACTGGATGACCAAGGGCTGACTAAAGATTTTGGTAATTCACCTTTGCACCGCTTCAAGAAACCTGGTTCCAAAAACTTCCAAAATATATTTCCTCCTTCTGCAACACTTCATCTGTCCAATATTCC ACCATCAGTAGCAGAAGAGGATCTACGCACATTGTTTGCTAACACTGGAGGCACTGtgaaagcatttaaattttttca AAGAGATCACAAGATGGCGCTTCTTCAGATGTCAACAGTAGAAGAAGCTATTCAGGCTTTGATTGATCTTCACAATTACAATCTGGGAGAAAGTCACCATCTGAGAGTCTCTTTCTCTAAGTCAACTATTTAA
- the PTBP2 gene encoding polypyrimidine tract-binding protein 2 isoform X1, translating to MDGIVTDVAVGVKRGSDELLSGSVLSSPNSNMSSMVVTANGNDNKKFKGDDKMDGAPSRVLHIRKLPGEVTETEVIALGLPFGKVTNILMLKGKNQAFLELATEEAAITMVNYYSAVTPHLRNQPIYIQYSNHKELKTDNTLNQRAQAVLQAVTAVQASNAPISGTTVSESAVTPAQSPVLRIIIDNMYYPVTLDVLHQIFSKFGAVLKIITFTKNNQFQALLQFGDPVNAQQAKQALDGQNIYNACCTLRIDFSKLVNLNVKYNNDKSRDYTRPDLPSGDGQPTLDPAIAAAFAKETSLLGLPVAAVPGALSPLAIPNAAAAAAAAAAGRVGMPGVSAGGNTVLLVSNLNEEMVTPQSLFTLFGVYGDVQRVKILYNKKDSALIQMADGNQSQLAMSHLNGQKMYGKIIRVTLSKHQTVQLPREGLDDQGLTKDFGNSPLHRFKKPGSKNFQNIFPPSATLHLSNIPPSVAEEDLRTLFANTGGTVKAFKFFQRDHKMALLQMSTVEEAIQALIDLHNYNLGESHHLRVSFSKSTI from the exons CCAATGGTAATGACAACAAGAAATTCAAAGGTGATGATAAAATGGATGGGGCTCCTTCTCGTGTTCTTCATATCAGGAAATTGCCTGGGGAAGTGACAGAAACAGAAGTTATTGCTTTAGGTTTACCTTTTGGTAAAGTAACCAACATCCTGATGCTGAAAGGGAAAAACCAG GCATTTTTGGAACTTGCCACAGAAGAAGCAGCTATCACTATGGTTAATTACTATTCTGCTGTGACACCTCATCTTCGTAACCAACCCATTTATATCCAGTATTCCAATCATAAAGAACTAAAGACTGATAACACACTTAACCAG CGGGCCCAGGCTGTTCTtcaggcagtgacagctgtgcAGGCATCAAACGCTCCCATTAGTGGGACCACTGTTAGTGAGAGTGCAGTGACTCCAGCTCAGAGTCCAGTACTTAGAATAATTATTGACAACATGTACTATCCAGTAACCCTGGACGTTCTTCATCAG ATATTCTCTAAATTTGGTGCTGTATTGAAGATAATCACATTCACAAAGAATAACCAGTTTCAAGCTTTACTGCAGTTTGGTGATCCAGTAAACGCACAGCAAGCAAAACAA GCCTTAGACGGTCAGAATATTTATAATGCTTGCTGTACCCTGCGAATTGATTTTTCCAAATTGGTGAATTTGAATGTCAAGTACAACAACGATAAGAGCAGGGACTACACTCGTCCTGACCTTCCATCTGGCGATGGACAGCCAACTCTGGACCCAGCTATTGCTGCTGCATTTGCCAAGGAGACCTCTCTTCTAG ggCTTCCTGTTGCAGCTGTTCCAGGAGCTCTGAGTCCTTTGGCCAttccaaatgctgctgctgcagctgcagctgctgctgctggccgtGTGGGAATGCCTGGAGTTTCAGCTGGTGGCAATACAGTCCTCCTGGTTAGCAATTTAAATGAAGAG ATGGTTACGCCCCAAAGTCTGTTTACCCTCTTCG GTGTTTATGGTGATGTGCAGCGTGTGAAGATTTTATACAATAAGAAAGATAGTGCTCTTATACAGATGGCTGATGGAAACCAGTCCCAGCTGG CCATGAGCCATCTTAATGGACAAAAAATGTATGGAAAGATCATTCGGGTTACCCTTTCTAAACATCAGACAGTACAACTACCTCGAGAGGGACTGGATGACCAAGGGCTGACTAAAGATTTTGGTAATTCACCTTTGCACCGCTTCAAGAAACCTGGTTCCAAAAACTTCCAAAATATATTTCCTCCTTCTGCAACACTTCATCTGTCCAATATTCC ACCATCAGTAGCAGAAGAGGATCTACGCACATTGTTTGCTAACACTGGAGGCACTGtgaaagcatttaaattttttca AAGAGATCACAAGATGGCGCTTCTTCAGATGTCAACAGTAGAAGAAGCTATTCAGGCTTTGATTGATCTTCACAATTACAATCTGGGAGAAAGTCACCATCTGAGAGTCTCTTTCTCTAAGTCAACTATTTAA
- the PTBP2 gene encoding polypyrimidine tract-binding protein 2 isoform X6 — protein MDGAPSRVLHIRKLPGEVTETEVIALGLPFGKVTNILMLKGKNQAFLELATEEAAITMVNYYSAVTPHLRNQPIYIQYSNHKELKTDNTLNQRAQAVLQAVTAVQASNAPISGTTVSESAVTPAQSPVLRIIIDNMYYPVTLDVLHQIFSKFGAVLKIITFTKNNQFQALLQFGDPVNAQQAKQALDGQNIYNACCTLRIDFSKLVNLNVKYNNDKSRDYTRPDLPSGDGQPTLDPAIAAAFAKETSLLGLPVAAVPGALSPLAIPNAAAAAAAAAAGRVGMPGVSAGGNTVLLVSNLNEEMVTPQSLFTLFGVYGDVQRVKILYNKKDSALIQMADGNQSQLAMSHLNGQKMYGKIIRVTLSKHQTVQLPREGLDDQGLTKDFGNSPLHRFKKPGSKNFQNIFPPSATLHLSNIPPSVAEEDLRTLFANTGGTVKAFKFFQRDHKMALLQMSTVEEAIQALIDLHNYNLGESHHLRVSFSKSTI, from the exons ATGGATGGGGCTCCTTCTCGTGTTCTTCATATCAGGAAATTGCCTGGGGAAGTGACAGAAACAGAAGTTATTGCTTTAGGTTTACCTTTTGGTAAAGTAACCAACATCCTGATGCTGAAAGGGAAAAACCAG GCATTTTTGGAACTTGCCACAGAAGAAGCAGCTATCACTATGGTTAATTACTATTCTGCTGTGACACCTCATCTTCGTAACCAACCCATTTATATCCAGTATTCCAATCATAAAGAACTAAAGACTGATAACACACTTAACCAG CGGGCCCAGGCTGTTCTtcaggcagtgacagctgtgcAGGCATCAAACGCTCCCATTAGTGGGACCACTGTTAGTGAGAGTGCAGTGACTCCAGCTCAGAGTCCAGTACTTAGAATAATTATTGACAACATGTACTATCCAGTAACCCTGGACGTTCTTCATCAG ATATTCTCTAAATTTGGTGCTGTATTGAAGATAATCACATTCACAAAGAATAACCAGTTTCAAGCTTTACTGCAGTTTGGTGATCCAGTAAACGCACAGCAAGCAAAACAA GCCTTAGACGGTCAGAATATTTATAATGCTTGCTGTACCCTGCGAATTGATTTTTCCAAATTGGTGAATTTGAATGTCAAGTACAACAACGATAAGAGCAGGGACTACACTCGTCCTGACCTTCCATCTGGCGATGGACAGCCAACTCTGGACCCAGCTATTGCTGCTGCATTTGCCAAGGAGACCTCTCTTCTAG ggCTTCCTGTTGCAGCTGTTCCAGGAGCTCTGAGTCCTTTGGCCAttccaaatgctgctgctgcagctgcagctgctgctgctggccgtGTGGGAATGCCTGGAGTTTCAGCTGGTGGCAATACAGTCCTCCTGGTTAGCAATTTAAATGAAGAG ATGGTTACGCCCCAAAGTCTGTTTACCCTCTTCG GTGTTTATGGTGATGTGCAGCGTGTGAAGATTTTATACAATAAGAAAGATAGTGCTCTTATACAGATGGCTGATGGAAACCAGTCCCAGCTGG CCATGAGCCATCTTAATGGACAAAAAATGTATGGAAAGATCATTCGGGTTACCCTTTCTAAACATCAGACAGTACAACTACCTCGAGAGGGACTGGATGACCAAGGGCTGACTAAAGATTTTGGTAATTCACCTTTGCACCGCTTCAAGAAACCTGGTTCCAAAAACTTCCAAAATATATTTCCTCCTTCTGCAACACTTCATCTGTCCAATATTCC ACCATCAGTAGCAGAAGAGGATCTACGCACATTGTTTGCTAACACTGGAGGCACTGtgaaagcatttaaattttttca AAGAGATCACAAGATGGCGCTTCTTCAGATGTCAACAGTAGAAGAAGCTATTCAGGCTTTGATTGATCTTCACAATTACAATCTGGGAGAAAGTCACCATCTGAGAGTCTCTTTCTCTAAGTCAACTATTTAA
- the PTBP2 gene encoding polypyrimidine tract-binding protein 2 isoform X4: protein MDGIVTDVAVGVKRGSDELLSGSVLSSPNSNMSSMVVTANGNDNKKFKGDDKMDGAPSRVLHIRKLPGEVTETEVIALGLPFGKVTNILMLKGKNQAFLELATEEAAITMVNYYSAVTPHLRNQPIYIQYSNHKELKTDNTLNQRAQAVLQAVTAVQASNAPISGTTVSESAVTPAQSPVLRIIIDNMYYPVTLDVLHQIFSKFGAVLKIITFTKNNQFQALLQFGDPVNAQQAKQALDGQNIYNACCTLRIDFSKLVNLNVKYNNDKSRDYTRPDLPSGDGQPTLDPAIAAAFAKETSLLAVPGALSPLAIPNAAAAAAAAAAGRVGMPGVSAGGNTVLLVSNLNEEMVTPQSLFTLFGVYGDVQRVKILYNKKDSALIQMADGNQSQLAMSHLNGQKMYGKIIRVTLSKHQTVQLPREGLDDQGLTKDFGNSPLHRFKKPGSKNFQNIFPPSATLHLSNIPPSVAEEDLRTLFANTGGTVKAFKFFQDHKMALLQMSTVEEAIQALIDLHNYNLGESHHLRVSFSKSTI from the exons CCAATGGTAATGACAACAAGAAATTCAAAGGTGATGATAAAATGGATGGGGCTCCTTCTCGTGTTCTTCATATCAGGAAATTGCCTGGGGAAGTGACAGAAACAGAAGTTATTGCTTTAGGTTTACCTTTTGGTAAAGTAACCAACATCCTGATGCTGAAAGGGAAAAACCAG GCATTTTTGGAACTTGCCACAGAAGAAGCAGCTATCACTATGGTTAATTACTATTCTGCTGTGACACCTCATCTTCGTAACCAACCCATTTATATCCAGTATTCCAATCATAAAGAACTAAAGACTGATAACACACTTAACCAG CGGGCCCAGGCTGTTCTtcaggcagtgacagctgtgcAGGCATCAAACGCTCCCATTAGTGGGACCACTGTTAGTGAGAGTGCAGTGACTCCAGCTCAGAGTCCAGTACTTAGAATAATTATTGACAACATGTACTATCCAGTAACCCTGGACGTTCTTCATCAG ATATTCTCTAAATTTGGTGCTGTATTGAAGATAATCACATTCACAAAGAATAACCAGTTTCAAGCTTTACTGCAGTTTGGTGATCCAGTAAACGCACAGCAAGCAAAACAA GCCTTAGACGGTCAGAATATTTATAATGCTTGCTGTACCCTGCGAATTGATTTTTCCAAATTGGTGAATTTGAATGTCAAGTACAACAACGATAAGAGCAGGGACTACACTCGTCCTGACCTTCCATCTGGCGATGGACAGCCAACTCTGGACCCAGCTATTGCTGCTGCATTTGCCAAGGAGACCTCTCTTCTAG CTGTTCCAGGAGCTCTGAGTCCTTTGGCCAttccaaatgctgctgctgcagctgcagctgctgctgctggccgtGTGGGAATGCCTGGAGTTTCAGCTGGTGGCAATACAGTCCTCCTGGTTAGCAATTTAAATGAAGAG ATGGTTACGCCCCAAAGTCTGTTTACCCTCTTCG GTGTTTATGGTGATGTGCAGCGTGTGAAGATTTTATACAATAAGAAAGATAGTGCTCTTATACAGATGGCTGATGGAAACCAGTCCCAGCTGG CCATGAGCCATCTTAATGGACAAAAAATGTATGGAAAGATCATTCGGGTTACCCTTTCTAAACATCAGACAGTACAACTACCTCGAGAGGGACTGGATGACCAAGGGCTGACTAAAGATTTTGGTAATTCACCTTTGCACCGCTTCAAGAAACCTGGTTCCAAAAACTTCCAAAATATATTTCCTCCTTCTGCAACACTTCATCTGTCCAATATTCC ACCATCAGTAGCAGAAGAGGATCTACGCACATTGTTTGCTAACACTGGAGGCACTGtgaaagcatttaaattttttca AGATCACAAGATGGCGCTTCTTCAGATGTCAACAGTAGAAGAAGCTATTCAGGCTTTGATTGATCTTCACAATTACAATCTGGGAGAAAGTCACCATCTGAGAGTCTCTTTCTCTAAGTCAACTATTTAA
- the PTBP2 gene encoding polypyrimidine tract-binding protein 2 isoform X3: protein MDGIVTDVAVGVKRGSDELLSGSVLSSPNSNMSSMVVTANGNDNKKFKGDDKMDGAPSRVLHIRKLPGEVTETEVIALGLPFGKVTNILMLKGKNQAFLELATEEAAITMVNYYSAVTPHLRNQPIYIQYSNHKELKTDNTLNQRAQAVLQAVTAVQASNAPISGTTVSESAVTPAQSPVLRIIIDNMYYPVTLDVLHQIFSKFGAVLKIITFTKNNQFQALLQFGDPVNAQQAKQALDGQNIYNACCTLRIDFSKLVNLNVKYNNDKSRDYTRPDLPSGDGQPTLDPAIAAAFAKETSLLAVPGALSPLAIPNAAAAAAAAAAGRVGMPGVSAGGNTVLLVSNLNEEMVTPQSLFTLFGVYGDVQRVKILYNKKDSALIQMADGNQSQLAMSHLNGQKMYGKIIRVTLSKHQTVQLPREGLDDQGLTKDFGNSPLHRFKKPGSKNFQNIFPPSATLHLSNIPPSVAEEDLRTLFANTGGTVKAFKFFQRDHKMALLQMSTVEEAIQALIDLHNYNLGESHHLRVSFSKSTI from the exons CCAATGGTAATGACAACAAGAAATTCAAAGGTGATGATAAAATGGATGGGGCTCCTTCTCGTGTTCTTCATATCAGGAAATTGCCTGGGGAAGTGACAGAAACAGAAGTTATTGCTTTAGGTTTACCTTTTGGTAAAGTAACCAACATCCTGATGCTGAAAGGGAAAAACCAG GCATTTTTGGAACTTGCCACAGAAGAAGCAGCTATCACTATGGTTAATTACTATTCTGCTGTGACACCTCATCTTCGTAACCAACCCATTTATATCCAGTATTCCAATCATAAAGAACTAAAGACTGATAACACACTTAACCAG CGGGCCCAGGCTGTTCTtcaggcagtgacagctgtgcAGGCATCAAACGCTCCCATTAGTGGGACCACTGTTAGTGAGAGTGCAGTGACTCCAGCTCAGAGTCCAGTACTTAGAATAATTATTGACAACATGTACTATCCAGTAACCCTGGACGTTCTTCATCAG ATATTCTCTAAATTTGGTGCTGTATTGAAGATAATCACATTCACAAAGAATAACCAGTTTCAAGCTTTACTGCAGTTTGGTGATCCAGTAAACGCACAGCAAGCAAAACAA GCCTTAGACGGTCAGAATATTTATAATGCTTGCTGTACCCTGCGAATTGATTTTTCCAAATTGGTGAATTTGAATGTCAAGTACAACAACGATAAGAGCAGGGACTACACTCGTCCTGACCTTCCATCTGGCGATGGACAGCCAACTCTGGACCCAGCTATTGCTGCTGCATTTGCCAAGGAGACCTCTCTTCTAG CTGTTCCAGGAGCTCTGAGTCCTTTGGCCAttccaaatgctgctgctgcagctgcagctgctgctgctggccgtGTGGGAATGCCTGGAGTTTCAGCTGGTGGCAATACAGTCCTCCTGGTTAGCAATTTAAATGAAGAG ATGGTTACGCCCCAAAGTCTGTTTACCCTCTTCG GTGTTTATGGTGATGTGCAGCGTGTGAAGATTTTATACAATAAGAAAGATAGTGCTCTTATACAGATGGCTGATGGAAACCAGTCCCAGCTGG CCATGAGCCATCTTAATGGACAAAAAATGTATGGAAAGATCATTCGGGTTACCCTTTCTAAACATCAGACAGTACAACTACCTCGAGAGGGACTGGATGACCAAGGGCTGACTAAAGATTTTGGTAATTCACCTTTGCACCGCTTCAAGAAACCTGGTTCCAAAAACTTCCAAAATATATTTCCTCCTTCTGCAACACTTCATCTGTCCAATATTCC ACCATCAGTAGCAGAAGAGGATCTACGCACATTGTTTGCTAACACTGGAGGCACTGtgaaagcatttaaattttttca AAGAGATCACAAGATGGCGCTTCTTCAGATGTCAACAGTAGAAGAAGCTATTCAGGCTTTGATTGATCTTCACAATTACAATCTGGGAGAAAGTCACCATCTGAGAGTCTCTTTCTCTAAGTCAACTATTTAA
- the PTBP2 gene encoding polypyrimidine tract-binding protein 2 isoform X2, with amino-acid sequence MDGIVTDVAVGVKRGSDELLSGSVLSSPNSNMSSMVVTANGNDNKKFKGDDKMDGAPSRVLHIRKLPGEVTETEVIALGLPFGKVTNILMLKGKNQAFLELATEEAAITMVNYYSAVTPHLRNQPIYIQYSNHKELKTDNTLNQRAQAVLQAVTAVQASNAPISGTTVSESAVTPAQSPVLRIIIDNMYYPVTLDVLHQIFSKFGAVLKIITFTKNNQFQALLQFGDPVNAQQAKQALDGQNIYNACCTLRIDFSKLVNLNVKYNNDKSRDYTRPDLPSGDGQPTLDPAIAAAFAKETSLLGLPVAAVPGALSPLAIPNAAAAAAAAAAGRVGMPGVSAGGNTVLLVSNLNEEMVTPQSLFTLFGVYGDVQRVKILYNKKDSALIQMADGNQSQLAMSHLNGQKMYGKIIRVTLSKHQTVQLPREGLDDQGLTKDFGNSPLHRFKKPGSKNFQNIFPPSATLHLSNIPPSVAEEDLRTLFANTGGTVKAFKFFQDHKMALLQMSTVEEAIQALIDLHNYNLGESHHLRVSFSKSTI; translated from the exons CCAATGGTAATGACAACAAGAAATTCAAAGGTGATGATAAAATGGATGGGGCTCCTTCTCGTGTTCTTCATATCAGGAAATTGCCTGGGGAAGTGACAGAAACAGAAGTTATTGCTTTAGGTTTACCTTTTGGTAAAGTAACCAACATCCTGATGCTGAAAGGGAAAAACCAG GCATTTTTGGAACTTGCCACAGAAGAAGCAGCTATCACTATGGTTAATTACTATTCTGCTGTGACACCTCATCTTCGTAACCAACCCATTTATATCCAGTATTCCAATCATAAAGAACTAAAGACTGATAACACACTTAACCAG CGGGCCCAGGCTGTTCTtcaggcagtgacagctgtgcAGGCATCAAACGCTCCCATTAGTGGGACCACTGTTAGTGAGAGTGCAGTGACTCCAGCTCAGAGTCCAGTACTTAGAATAATTATTGACAACATGTACTATCCAGTAACCCTGGACGTTCTTCATCAG ATATTCTCTAAATTTGGTGCTGTATTGAAGATAATCACATTCACAAAGAATAACCAGTTTCAAGCTTTACTGCAGTTTGGTGATCCAGTAAACGCACAGCAAGCAAAACAA GCCTTAGACGGTCAGAATATTTATAATGCTTGCTGTACCCTGCGAATTGATTTTTCCAAATTGGTGAATTTGAATGTCAAGTACAACAACGATAAGAGCAGGGACTACACTCGTCCTGACCTTCCATCTGGCGATGGACAGCCAACTCTGGACCCAGCTATTGCTGCTGCATTTGCCAAGGAGACCTCTCTTCTAG ggCTTCCTGTTGCAGCTGTTCCAGGAGCTCTGAGTCCTTTGGCCAttccaaatgctgctgctgcagctgcagctgctgctgctggccgtGTGGGAATGCCTGGAGTTTCAGCTGGTGGCAATACAGTCCTCCTGGTTAGCAATTTAAATGAAGAG ATGGTTACGCCCCAAAGTCTGTTTACCCTCTTCG GTGTTTATGGTGATGTGCAGCGTGTGAAGATTTTATACAATAAGAAAGATAGTGCTCTTATACAGATGGCTGATGGAAACCAGTCCCAGCTGG CCATGAGCCATCTTAATGGACAAAAAATGTATGGAAAGATCATTCGGGTTACCCTTTCTAAACATCAGACAGTACAACTACCTCGAGAGGGACTGGATGACCAAGGGCTGACTAAAGATTTTGGTAATTCACCTTTGCACCGCTTCAAGAAACCTGGTTCCAAAAACTTCCAAAATATATTTCCTCCTTCTGCAACACTTCATCTGTCCAATATTCC ACCATCAGTAGCAGAAGAGGATCTACGCACATTGTTTGCTAACACTGGAGGCACTGtgaaagcatttaaattttttca AGATCACAAGATGGCGCTTCTTCAGATGTCAACAGTAGAAGAAGCTATTCAGGCTTTGATTGATCTTCACAATTACAATCTGGGAGAAAGTCACCATCTGAGAGTCTCTTTCTCTAAGTCAACTATTTAA